The Microbacterium foliorum genome has a window encoding:
- the dprA gene encoding DNA-processing protein DprA produces the protein MIDELRSDGELVSAMAAVRSAAGDLEALARVAWSVVAEPGDGVAGALVQALGASEALRVALDDGVGPVPGRGRAELAEGRARWRVRAEVRAVAAAVRAAGDVQARLLIPGDPEWPHAVDDLGAHAPMVLWVRGDASLLSAAPRVAIVGARAASGYGEMLAGDFAGELAASGAVIVSGGAYGIDGAAHRAALGVEGRTIAFLAGGVDRAYPQGHRQLLQRIVATGAVVSEVPCGTAPTKWRFLARNRLIAALADATVVVEAGWRSGSLNTAGHAAALGRPLGAVPGPVTSAASAGCHRLLREYDARCVTTSEEIRELWGISGYVEGSAQEGPGVDPERRRLRDALGVRTPSTVTELARRSGLAPTRVSALLGLLELEGDARRADGGWLSGHSDRR, from the coding sequence ATGATCGACGAACTGCGCAGCGACGGGGAACTCGTCTCGGCGATGGCGGCGGTCCGCAGCGCGGCGGGCGATCTCGAGGCGCTGGCCAGGGTCGCGTGGTCCGTCGTCGCAGAACCGGGTGACGGTGTCGCGGGCGCGCTGGTTCAGGCATTGGGCGCGTCGGAGGCCCTCAGAGTCGCTCTCGATGACGGTGTCGGTCCGGTCCCCGGGCGGGGCAGGGCGGAGCTGGCCGAGGGGCGGGCACGATGGCGGGTGCGTGCAGAGGTCCGAGCGGTCGCCGCCGCTGTCCGCGCCGCGGGCGATGTGCAGGCGCGACTGCTGATACCCGGCGATCCCGAGTGGCCGCACGCGGTCGACGATCTCGGTGCGCATGCGCCGATGGTGCTCTGGGTGCGCGGCGATGCATCGCTGCTCTCCGCCGCGCCACGCGTGGCGATCGTCGGAGCACGCGCCGCGAGCGGATACGGGGAGATGCTGGCGGGCGACTTCGCCGGGGAGCTCGCCGCCTCGGGCGCGGTCATCGTCTCCGGGGGAGCGTACGGGATCGACGGTGCCGCGCATCGTGCCGCCCTCGGCGTAGAGGGCCGCACGATCGCGTTCCTCGCCGGTGGAGTCGATCGCGCCTATCCGCAGGGGCATCGTCAGCTGCTCCAGCGCATCGTCGCGACCGGTGCCGTGGTGAGCGAGGTCCCCTGCGGCACGGCACCGACGAAGTGGCGCTTCCTCGCGCGCAATCGCCTGATCGCCGCGCTGGCCGACGCGACCGTCGTCGTCGAGGCGGGGTGGCGCAGCGGCTCGCTCAACACTGCCGGGCATGCGGCGGCACTGGGGCGTCCGCTGGGTGCCGTGCCGGGACCGGTGACCTCCGCGGCATCGGCGGGGTGCCACCGGCTGCTCCGTGAATACGATGCGAGATGCGTGACCACCTCCGAGGAGATCCGGGAGCTGTGGGGCATCTCGGGGTACGTGGAGGGTTCCGCGCAGGAGGGCCCGGGTGTCGACCCCGAGCGACGGCGTCTGCGGGATGCGCTGGGAGTGCGCACGCCGTCGACGGTCACCGAGTTGGCCCGCCGGTCGGGTCTGGCGCCCACGCGCGTGAGCGCGCTGCTCGGGCTCCTCGAACTGGAGGGCGACGCCCGTCGCGCCGACGGCGGCTGGTTGAGTGGGCACAGTGATCGACGATGA
- a CDS encoding transglycosylase SLT domain-containing protein produces MTPLRDDVSPMPASATLSARSGSRRRGVVGFFSALAVVGFAAAMVAPTGVALAEQPVADGPESAYSAALTETQNLTVTVEGAQIAPIQRGTFSVYVTPKPTPTPTPSTESSGNSGSGSGGGGGPLFYTGGGAPAEWMAAAGIAESDWGYVDYIVSRESGWNPNATNKSSGACGLVQALPCSKVPGNGYDPVDNLRWATGYATGRYGSWAGAHAFWTNNHWW; encoded by the coding sequence ATGACCCCCCTCCGCGACGACGTCTCGCCGATGCCTGCATCAGCGACTCTCTCCGCGCGCTCGGGCAGTCGTCGGCGAGGTGTGGTCGGGTTCTTCAGTGCGCTGGCGGTCGTGGGTTTCGCCGCTGCCATGGTCGCGCCGACGGGCGTGGCGCTGGCTGAGCAGCCCGTGGCGGATGGGCCCGAATCCGCGTATTCGGCTGCGCTCACCGAGACGCAGAACCTCACCGTGACCGTCGAGGGCGCCCAGATCGCTCCGATCCAGCGCGGGACCTTCTCGGTGTACGTCACCCCGAAGCCCACGCCGACGCCCACTCCCTCCACGGAGTCCTCCGGGAACTCGGGCTCCGGCTCGGGCGGCGGTGGCGGACCGCTCTTCTACACCGGCGGCGGCGCCCCTGCGGAATGGATGGCTGCGGCCGGAATCGCCGAGTCCGACTGGGGATACGTCGACTACATCGTCTCGCGTGAGAGCGGGTGGAACCCGAACGCGACCAACAAGTCGTCGGGTGCCTGTGGCCTCGTCCAGGCGCTCCCGTGCAGCAAGGTGCCGGGCAACGGCTACGACCCGGTCGACAACCTCCGGTGGGCGACGGGTTACGCCACCGGTCGCTATGGCAGCTGGGCCGGGGCGCACGCGTTCTGGACGAACAACCACTGGTGGTGA
- a CDS encoding alpha/beta hydrolase — protein MSIEIRGPLELPARREDIVLETADGLSLVGELAKPESAEPVATLVTLHPLPTAGGFMDSHIIRKAAARLPALADLAVLRFNTRGTTSPRGTSDGAFDGGAAEQFDVAAAMDFVRERGLPRPWLLGWSFGTELALKYGRQHDVEGIILLSPPLHRATAAEVAAWADSDVDVVVLVPELDDYLRPPEARERFASIPHATLIAVEGGKHLWVGESQTRRVLTEIVAAVNPTALPLPTEWPSA, from the coding sequence ATGAGCATCGAGATTCGCGGACCATTGGAGCTTCCGGCTCGACGCGAGGACATCGTCCTGGAGACGGCCGACGGGCTGAGCCTCGTCGGAGAACTGGCGAAGCCGGAGTCGGCCGAGCCGGTGGCGACGCTCGTCACACTGCATCCGCTGCCCACCGCCGGTGGCTTCATGGACTCCCACATCATCCGCAAGGCGGCGGCACGTCTGCCGGCACTGGCGGACCTCGCCGTGCTGCGCTTCAACACCCGGGGCACCACCTCGCCGCGAGGCACCAGCGACGGGGCGTTCGACGGGGGAGCGGCGGAGCAGTTCGACGTGGCCGCCGCGATGGACTTCGTGCGCGAACGCGGCTTGCCTCGCCCCTGGTTGCTCGGTTGGTCTTTCGGCACGGAGCTCGCGCTCAAGTACGGGCGCCAGCACGACGTGGAGGGCATCATCCTCCTCTCGCCTCCGCTGCACCGTGCGACAGCCGCAGAGGTCGCGGCGTGGGCGGATTCGGACGTCGACGTGGTCGTCCTCGTGCCTGAGCTCGACGACTACCTCCGCCCGCCCGAGGCCCGGGAGCGCTTCGCCTCCATCCCGCACGCGACACTGATCGCGGTCGAGGGCGGCAAGCACCTGTGGGTGGGGGAGAGCCAGACGCGCCGCGTGCTGACGGAGATCGTCGCAGCGGTGAATCCGACGGCGCTCCCGCTGCCGACCGAGTGGCCGTCGGCCTAG
- a CDS encoding phosphatidate cytidylyltransferase: MSDDPTADDTDTPPMRRKVSDSANPGGGPLEDRAFPAFDPAAVPPRPPVPDVSPRGASPAAVSTPLDTADHNAIREQWRAARDELGTHVSNARGQLDQANERIKERTGRDLILAILIGLAFGAALLASLLFIKVLFVPFALAAALLGVYELSLALRGSGRRIDVVPQFAAATMIVLSAFFLDLWLVWIVLFLAVAFVIVWRLVGQMIAADGRTYGDVLGDVVIGGFVQIYVPFLAAIALILLKQEDGQWWVLSFIAIAVAADTGAYAAGLAFGRHPMAPKISPKKTWEGFAGAVVASVAAGVLLALFLLQLPWWIGVIFGAAILLSATLGDLGESMLKRDLGIKDMSSWLPGHGGLLDRLDSILPSTIPALCLYFLFSSWMVL; encoded by the coding sequence ATGTCCGACGATCCGACCGCTGACGACACCGACACGCCGCCGATGCGCCGCAAGGTGAGTGACTCGGCGAACCCGGGCGGCGGGCCCCTCGAAGACCGGGCGTTCCCGGCGTTCGACCCCGCAGCGGTTCCTCCGAGACCGCCCGTACCCGACGTCTCCCCACGTGGTGCCTCGCCCGCGGCGGTCTCCACCCCGCTGGACACCGCTGATCACAATGCGATCAGAGAGCAGTGGCGCGCGGCCAGGGATGAACTGGGCACGCATGTGTCGAACGCACGAGGTCAACTCGATCAGGCGAACGAACGCATCAAGGAGCGCACGGGCCGCGACCTGATCCTCGCCATCCTGATCGGTCTGGCGTTCGGAGCAGCGCTCCTCGCATCCTTGCTCTTCATCAAGGTGCTCTTCGTGCCGTTCGCCCTCGCGGCAGCGCTGCTCGGCGTGTACGAGCTGTCGCTGGCGCTGCGAGGCTCGGGGCGTCGGATCGATGTCGTCCCGCAATTCGCGGCGGCGACGATGATCGTCCTGTCGGCGTTCTTCCTCGATCTGTGGCTCGTCTGGATCGTCCTGTTCCTCGCCGTCGCGTTCGTCATCGTCTGGCGGCTGGTCGGGCAGATGATCGCCGCGGACGGTCGAACATACGGCGACGTCCTCGGCGATGTGGTCATCGGCGGCTTCGTGCAGATCTACGTCCCGTTCCTCGCCGCCATCGCGCTGATCCTCCTCAAACAGGAGGACGGGCAGTGGTGGGTGCTGAGCTTCATCGCGATCGCCGTGGCGGCGGACACGGGGGCGTACGCCGCCGGCCTCGCGTTCGGACGGCATCCGATGGCCCCGAAGATCAGCCCCAAGAAGACCTGGGAGGGGTTCGCGGGCGCGGTAGTCGCATCGGTCGCGGCCGGAGTGCTTCTCGCCCTCTTCCTGCTGCAGCTGCCGTGGTGGATCGGCGTCATCTTCGGGGCAGCGATCCTGCTGTCCGCGACGCTGGGCGACCTCGGCGAGTCCATGCTCAAACGCGACCTCGGGATCAAGGACATGAGCTCCTGGCTTCCCGGCCACGGCGGACTGCTGGACCGGCTCGACAGCATCCTGCCGTCGACGATCCCGGCACTCTGCCTCTACTTCCTCTTCTCCTCCTGGATGGTGCTCTGA
- a CDS encoding murein hydrolase activator EnvC family protein, whose translation MRTHLPPRAPVVALALVMLLVALGGRADASEMPATPASGIAVSADPVPDAVHPRWHWPLEGPREVTSPYRAPAHEYGAGHRGIDVMSAIGAEVTAPAEGRVAFRGTVVDRPLLTIEHPGGYVSTFEPLISTWEPGDTVAAGEVIGTVAVGGHAAADTVHLGVRLHGVYIDPLLLFEPAARAVLLPCCDGS comes from the coding sequence ATGCGAACCCACCTGCCCCCGCGCGCACCCGTCGTCGCCCTCGCGCTCGTCATGCTTCTCGTCGCTCTGGGCGGTCGCGCGGACGCGTCTGAGATGCCGGCGACGCCGGCGAGCGGCATCGCCGTGAGCGCGGATCCGGTTCCCGACGCTGTCCACCCCCGATGGCACTGGCCGCTCGAGGGGCCTCGCGAAGTGACGTCGCCCTATCGGGCACCCGCCCACGAGTACGGCGCAGGGCACCGTGGCATCGACGTGATGTCGGCGATCGGTGCGGAGGTCACCGCGCCGGCGGAGGGTCGGGTCGCCTTCCGCGGGACTGTCGTCGACAGGCCGCTGCTCACCATCGAGCATCCCGGAGGGTATGTGTCCACATTCGAACCTCTGATCTCGACATGGGAGCCCGGCGACACGGTGGCGGCCGGCGAGGTGATCGGGACCGTCGCTGTCGGCGGACATGCCGCGGCAGACACGGTGCACCTCGGAGTCAGACTGCACGGGGTGTACATCGATCCGCTGCTCCTGTTCGAGCCTGCAGCGAGAGCAGTGCTCCTCCCCTGCTGCGACGGGTCGTGA
- the frr gene encoding ribosome recycling factor encodes MIADVLAETTSRMARAVEAAKEDFSTVRTGRANPQLFQKVLIDYYGTPTPLSQLASLANQEARTLIITPYDKSALKSIEQAIRDMPNLGANPTNDGNLVRVTMPELTADRRKEYVKLVKSKGEDAKVHVRGIRRKAKDELDALKSELGEDEIARGEKELDVLTRQHVDLIDDALKRKEAELLEV; translated from the coding sequence GTGATCGCGGATGTCCTCGCTGAAACCACCTCCCGTATGGCGCGCGCCGTCGAGGCCGCCAAGGAGGACTTCTCCACGGTCCGCACCGGCCGCGCCAACCCGCAGCTCTTCCAGAAGGTGCTCATCGACTACTACGGGACGCCGACTCCGCTCTCGCAGCTCGCCTCTCTGGCGAACCAGGAGGCGCGCACGCTCATCATCACGCCGTACGACAAGTCGGCGTTGAAGAGCATCGAGCAGGCGATCCGCGACATGCCCAACCTCGGCGCGAACCCGACGAACGACGGCAACCTCGTGCGCGTGACCATGCCCGAGCTCACTGCCGATCGCCGCAAGGAGTATGTCAAGCTCGTGAAGTCCAAGGGTGAGGACGCGAAGGTCCACGTCCGCGGCATCCGTCGCAAGGCGAAGGACGAGCTCGACGCCCTCAAGAGCGAACTCGGCGAAGACGAGATCGCTCGGGGGGAGAAGGAGCTCGACGTCCTCACGCGCCAGCACGTCGACCTGATCGACGACGCACTCAAGCGCAAAGAGGCTGAGCTTCTCGAGGTGTAG
- a CDS encoding YifB family Mg chelatase-like AAA ATPase: MTTARTWAVALTGVDGHLVEVEADLSNQTPDFKIIGLPDKSLAEAVQRVHNACKNSALDLPRRRLTVNLSPASLPKQGSGFDLSIAVSALAAGGAISTRAIAGTVHLGELGLDGRLRPVPGVLPAVFAAARAGFDTVIVPRGNEAEARLVPGVEVRSASTLSEVAVWHGADIEVQDADPVPSSAPAIEEMPDLDLADVVGQEDAVNALVAAAAGGHHLLLSGPPGAGKTMMARRLPGILPALSEDESLEVASIRSLSGESVRSLTVMPPLEAPHHSASVAALVGGGSKVVRPGAISRAHRGVLFLDEAAEFSRVALDALRQPLETGSIEVSRSGMTALFPARFQLVMALNPCPCGNYGVRGAECLCPSLAIRRYATRLSGPLRDRIDIELRVARVSASRAMTGDQAALTSEVARSRVLRARECAAERWRGTPWRRNGDVPGARLRQPDLRIPAAARAPLDRALERGTLTLRGYDRVLRLAWTMADLEGVARPGPDEVGRALYLKRGFAS, from the coding sequence ATGACGACGGCCCGCACGTGGGCTGTCGCTCTCACCGGAGTGGACGGACATCTCGTCGAGGTCGAGGCCGACCTCTCGAATCAGACCCCCGACTTCAAGATCATCGGCCTGCCCGACAAGTCGTTGGCCGAGGCCGTCCAGCGCGTGCACAACGCGTGCAAGAACTCCGCTCTGGATCTGCCGCGGCGGCGTCTGACCGTGAACCTGTCCCCGGCGAGCCTGCCGAAGCAGGGGTCGGGATTCGACCTGAGCATCGCAGTGTCCGCGCTGGCTGCGGGCGGAGCGATCTCGACGCGCGCGATCGCAGGAACCGTGCACCTCGGTGAACTCGGGCTCGACGGTCGGCTGCGCCCCGTGCCCGGTGTGCTGCCCGCGGTCTTCGCGGCCGCGCGCGCCGGGTTCGACACGGTGATCGTGCCCCGCGGCAACGAGGCCGAGGCTCGTCTCGTCCCCGGGGTGGAGGTGCGCTCCGCCAGCACTCTGTCGGAGGTCGCCGTCTGGCATGGGGCCGACATCGAGGTTCAGGACGCGGACCCCGTGCCCTCGTCCGCTCCCGCGATCGAGGAGATGCCAGATCTCGACCTCGCCGACGTGGTGGGACAGGAAGATGCGGTGAACGCTCTGGTCGCTGCCGCGGCCGGAGGACATCATCTGCTCCTCAGCGGGCCGCCCGGAGCAGGAAAGACGATGATGGCCCGCAGGCTCCCGGGCATCCTGCCTGCGCTTTCCGAGGACGAGTCGTTGGAGGTCGCCTCGATCCGTTCTCTCTCCGGTGAATCCGTGCGGAGCCTCACCGTCATGCCTCCTCTCGAGGCGCCGCACCACAGCGCCTCCGTGGCAGCCCTGGTCGGCGGAGGGTCGAAAGTGGTGAGACCTGGGGCGATCTCGCGAGCGCACAGAGGCGTGCTCTTCCTCGACGAGGCCGCGGAGTTCTCGAGGGTCGCGCTCGACGCGCTGAGGCAGCCGCTCGAGACCGGGTCGATCGAAGTCAGTCGGTCCGGCATGACTGCGCTGTTCCCCGCCCGGTTCCAACTGGTCATGGCGCTGAATCCGTGTCCTTGCGGCAATTACGGCGTGCGAGGTGCCGAGTGTCTCTGTCCCTCGCTCGCGATCCGCCGCTATGCGACGAGACTGTCGGGTCCGCTTCGGGATCGCATCGACATCGAACTGCGCGTCGCGCGTGTGTCCGCGAGCCGCGCGATGACCGGCGATCAGGCGGCGCTGACCAGCGAGGTCGCCAGAAGTCGGGTTCTGCGGGCTCGGGAGTGTGCAGCAGAGCGATGGCGCGGGACACCGTGGCGACGCAACGGCGATGTGCCGGGCGCCCGGCTTCGACAGCCCGACCTCAGGATCCCGGCGGCCGCACGGGCTCCGCTCGACCGCGCGTTGGAGCGTGGCACGCTCACGCTGCGCGGCTACGACCGCGTGCTGAGGCTGGCATGGACGATGGCCGACCTCGAGGGTGTGGCCCGACCGGGGCCGGACGAGGTCGGACGCGCACTGTATCTGAAGCGGGGGTTCGCATCATGA
- a CDS encoding tyrosine recombinase XerC gives MEFPAAVDAFADHLERVRRLSSATVRAYRSDLRDLGASSSGLSLEQITLDTLRDWLWEATQRGDARSTLSRRAAAARSFFSWAVEQELLTHDPSLRLVAPKRGRTLPTVASKDAMTALLDTQRQAAESGEPTALRDHGVLELLYGAGIRVSELCGLDVDDLDLDRGTARVMGKGAKERVVPFGVPARDAIGTYLTRGRPALLARAAHPSAALFLGTRGGRIGPRAVYTLVAEVLAPFVGADTVGPHALRHTAATHLLDGGADLRAVQEILGHASLGTTQIYTHVSAERLTATYRLAHPRA, from the coding sequence ATGGAGTTCCCGGCGGCAGTGGACGCCTTCGCCGACCATCTCGAGCGGGTGCGTCGGCTGTCCTCGGCGACCGTGCGTGCGTACAGGTCCGACCTTCGCGACCTCGGCGCGTCCTCGTCCGGTCTCTCTCTGGAGCAGATCACGCTGGACACGCTGCGGGACTGGCTGTGGGAGGCCACGCAGCGGGGAGACGCCCGCTCGACTCTCTCCCGTCGCGCCGCTGCCGCGCGGTCCTTCTTCAGCTGGGCGGTGGAGCAGGAACTCCTCACGCACGACCCGAGCCTGCGTCTGGTCGCACCCAAGCGCGGGAGGACGCTGCCGACCGTCGCCTCGAAAGACGCCATGACGGCCCTCCTCGACACACAGCGGCAGGCGGCGGAATCCGGCGAACCGACGGCGCTTCGCGACCACGGTGTCCTCGAGCTTCTCTACGGTGCGGGCATCCGCGTCTCGGAGCTGTGCGGCCTGGACGTCGACGACCTGGACCTCGATCGCGGCACTGCCCGGGTGATGGGAAAGGGGGCCAAGGAGCGTGTCGTCCCGTTCGGGGTGCCCGCGCGGGATGCCATCGGCACGTATCTCACCCGCGGTCGCCCCGCGCTTCTCGCCCGAGCGGCGCATCCGTCCGCTGCGCTGTTCCTGGGAACTCGTGGGGGCCGCATCGGACCTCGCGCCGTCTACACCCTGGTCGCCGAGGTGCTCGCCCCTTTCGTCGGGGCCGACACGGTCGGACCGCACGCGCTGCGGCACACGGCGGCCACGCACCTGCTCGACGGCGGTGCCGACCTGCGCGCCGTCCAGGAGATCCTCGGGCACGCGAGCCTCGGGACCACGCAGATCTACACGCACGTCTCGGCGGAGCGACTCACCGCCACGTACCGTCTGGCGCACCCCCGCGCGTGA
- the rpsB gene encoding 30S ribosomal protein S2: MAVVTIRQLLDSGVHFGHQTRRWNPKVKRFILTERSGIHIIDLQQSLGYIDKAYDFVKETVAHGGTILFVGTKKQAQEILAEQATRVGQPFVNQRWLGGLLTNFQTISKRLARMKELEELDYETPANSGFTKKELLLKKRELDKLHKSLGGIRNLTKTPSAIWVVDAKREHLAIDEAKKLGIPVIGILDTNADPDDFQYPIPGNDDAIRSVSLLTRIIADAAAEGLQQKHNPETGDAEPLADWEKELLETPVQESADAATVETAADEAAVVETPADDKTAADAAGAEAHDEAIAAASGEETSEVAAAEAADAK; this comes from the coding sequence ATGGCTGTGGTCACCATCCGCCAGCTGCTCGACAGCGGCGTGCACTTCGGACACCAGACCCGTCGGTGGAACCCGAAGGTGAAGCGCTTCATCCTCACCGAGCGCAGCGGAATCCACATCATCGACCTGCAGCAGTCCCTCGGCTACATCGACAAGGCCTACGACTTCGTCAAGGAGACCGTCGCCCACGGCGGCACGATCCTCTTCGTCGGCACCAAGAAGCAGGCGCAGGAGATCCTCGCAGAGCAGGCGACCCGCGTCGGCCAGCCCTTCGTGAACCAGCGCTGGCTCGGTGGCCTCCTCACCAACTTCCAGACGATCTCCAAGCGACTCGCTCGCATGAAGGAGCTCGAGGAGCTCGACTACGAGACCCCTGCGAACAGCGGTTTCACGAAGAAGGAGCTCCTGCTCAAGAAGCGTGAGCTCGACAAGCTGCACAAGTCGCTCGGCGGAATCCGCAACCTCACGAAGACGCCGTCGGCCATCTGGGTCGTCGACGCCAAGCGCGAGCACCTCGCGATCGATGAGGCCAAGAAGCTCGGCATCCCCGTGATCGGAATCCTCGACACGAACGCCGACCCCGACGACTTCCAGTACCCGATCCCCGGCAACGACGACGCGATCCGCTCCGTCTCGCTGCTCACCCGCATCATCGCGGACGCGGCCGCCGAGGGCCTGCAGCAGAAGCACAACCCCGAGACGGGCGACGCCGAGCCGCTCGCCGACTGGGAGAAGGAGCTTCTCGAGACTCCCGTCCAGGAGTCCGCGGACGCCGCGACCGTCGAGACCGCCGCCGATGAGGCTGCTGTCGTCGAGACGCCGGCCGACGACAAGACCGCCGCCGACGCGGCCGGTGCAGAGGCACACGACGAGGCGATCGCCGCCGCTTCCGGTGAGGAGACCTCCGAGGTCGCCGCCGCCGAGGCCGCAGACGCCAAGTAA
- the pyrH gene encoding UMP kinase — translation MTEGTGRRRVLLKLSGEAFGAGQLGVNPDIVSQIARDIAAAVDRVEIAIVVGGGNFFRGAELSQRGMDRGRADYMGMLGTVMNALALQDFLEQAGAPTRVQSAISMTQVAEPYIPLRAERHMEKGRVVIFGAGAGLPYFSTDTVAAQRALEIGAQEVLVAKNGVDAIYTADPNKHADAERIERVTYRDALQRGLKVVDSTAFSLCMDNNMDMRVFGMEPAGNVTRALLGEPIGTLVTS, via the coding sequence ATGACCGAAGGCACTGGACGCCGTCGTGTACTTCTGAAGCTCTCCGGCGAGGCGTTCGGCGCCGGCCAGCTGGGCGTCAACCCCGACATCGTCAGCCAGATCGCTCGCGACATCGCCGCGGCGGTCGATCGCGTCGAGATCGCGATCGTCGTCGGTGGCGGCAACTTCTTCCGCGGAGCCGAGCTCAGCCAGCGCGGCATGGATCGCGGCCGTGCCGACTACATGGGCATGCTCGGGACCGTGATGAACGCGCTCGCGCTGCAGGACTTCCTCGAGCAGGCCGGCGCGCCGACGCGCGTGCAGTCCGCCATCTCGATGACCCAGGTCGCCGAGCCCTACATCCCTCTGCGCGCCGAGCGCCACATGGAGAAGGGACGCGTCGTGATCTTCGGCGCAGGAGCGGGACTTCCTTACTTCTCCACAGACACCGTCGCCGCGCAGCGTGCTCTCGAGATCGGTGCGCAGGAGGTCCTCGTCGCCAAGAACGGCGTAGACGCGATCTATACGGCGGATCCCAACAAGCATGCGGATGCCGAGCGCATCGAACGGGTCACCTACCGTGACGCCCTGCAGCGTGGTCTGAAGGTCGTCGACTCGACCGCGTTCAGCCTGTGCATGGACAACAACATGGACATGCGCGTCTTCGGCATGGAGCCTGCGGGCAACGTCACGCGCGCACTGCTCGGAGAGCCCATCGGAACTCTCGTCACGTCCTGA
- the tsf gene encoding translation elongation factor Ts yields MANFTIADLKALREQLGTGMVDTKKALEEADGDVEKATEILRLKGAKGNAKRADRSTSEGLVVAREQDGAVTLIELACETDFVAKNERFITLAEKVADAVAAVKADSVEAALAAPAGDKNVEQVISEEAAIIGEKVELRRVRTISGDHVEVYLHRTSKDLPPQIGVVVAYSGDDAETARSIAQHISFANPSYLSREDVPADAVEKERVIVTEISRNEGKPEAALPKIVEGRVSAFIKQVALLEQDYAKDNKLSVAQVAKDAGITVTDFARFKVGA; encoded by the coding sequence ATGGCCAACTTCACCATCGCTGACCTCAAGGCGCTGCGTGAGCAGCTCGGAACCGGAATGGTCGACACCAAGAAGGCGCTCGAGGAGGCTGACGGAGACGTCGAGAAGGCCACCGAGATCCTGCGTCTCAAGGGTGCCAAGGGCAACGCGAAGCGTGCCGACCGCTCCACGAGCGAGGGACTCGTCGTCGCTCGCGAGCAGGATGGCGCCGTGACGCTCATCGAGCTCGCCTGCGAGACCGACTTCGTCGCGAAGAACGAGCGATTCATCACGCTCGCCGAGAAGGTCGCGGATGCTGTCGCCGCCGTCAAGGCCGATTCGGTCGAGGCGGCTCTCGCCGCGCCCGCCGGCGACAAGAACGTCGAGCAGGTCATCTCGGAAGAGGCCGCGATCATCGGCGAGAAGGTCGAGCTGCGCCGCGTGCGCACGATCTCCGGCGACCACGTCGAGGTCTACCTGCACCGCACCAGCAAGGACCTGCCGCCGCAGATCGGCGTCGTCGTCGCCTACTCGGGTGACGATGCCGAGACCGCTCGCAGCATCGCCCAGCACATCTCGTTCGCGAACCCGTCGTACCTGTCCCGCGAGGACGTCCCGGCAGACGCCGTGGAGAAGGAGCGCGTGATCGTCACCGAGATCTCCCGCAACGAGGGCAAGCCGGAAGCGGCTCTGCCCAAGATCGTCGAGGGCCGTGTCTCCGCGTTCATCAAGCAGGTCGCCCTGCTCGAGCAGGACTACGCGAAGGACAACAAGCTCTCTGTCGCCCAGGTGGCGAAGGACGCCGGTATCACCGTGACGGACTTCGCGCGCTTCAAGGTCGGCGCGTAG
- a CDS encoding DivIVA domain-containing protein, producing the protein MVDDVEQVADGAEQAPPAFSMTSGRVRGYHRAAVDTFLAAARAAFEADTDELSAADVRVASFPLVKNGYVVTEVDAALGRVEDALAARARERAVRSSGAGAWVEQARDEAQVILDHLARPAKHRFARTGVLTFGYRIDEVDHVGGRIARYLRDGEPLTAEQLRSAAFRMQRGGYREEQVDALLDAAVDVILAVR; encoded by the coding sequence ATGGTTGACGATGTCGAGCAGGTCGCTGACGGTGCCGAGCAGGCACCGCCGGCATTCTCGATGACGAGCGGCAGAGTGCGCGGATACCACCGTGCCGCCGTCGACACCTTCCTCGCCGCGGCCCGGGCTGCCTTCGAGGCGGACACCGACGAGCTCAGCGCGGCCGACGTGCGCGTCGCCTCCTTCCCCCTGGTCAAGAACGGGTACGTCGTCACCGAGGTCGATGCCGCACTCGGTCGTGTGGAGGACGCTCTGGCGGCACGCGCCCGAGAACGCGCCGTCCGCTCGTCGGGTGCCGGTGCGTGGGTGGAGCAGGCGCGTGACGAGGCTCAGGTCATCCTCGATCATCTCGCGCGTCCTGCGAAGCACCGCTTCGCGCGAACGGGTGTGCTCACCTTCGGTTACCGGATCGACGAGGTCGACCACGTCGGTGGACGGATCGCCCGGTATCTCCGTGACGGGGAGCCGCTGACGGCCGAGCAGCTGCGGTCCGCGGCGTTCCGTATGCAGCGGGGCGGGTACCGCGAAGAGCAGGTCGATGCGTTGCTCGACGCAGCCGTCGACGTGATCCTGGCCGTTCGCTGA